One Sinorhizobium mexicanum genomic region harbors:
- a CDS encoding ABC transporter substrate-binding protein: MKTLLSAVAAAAVAGLMSTAAYAESLVLYTSQPNEDAQATVDAFKAANPGVEVEWVREGTTKIMAKLMAEIEAGNPVADVLLIADTVTMQRLKEGGHLLPYKSPEAAGYDAALYDADGAYYSTKMITTGIVYNTSAEMKPEGWQDLAKPEAKGLVTMPSPLTSGAALIHAETLATIPGLGWDYYKALAENGATAAGGNGGVLKAVATGEKAYGMLVDFMAIREKAKGAPVEFVFPAEGVSAVTEPVGILKTAKNVDAAKKFVDFLISEEGQKVAVKMGYIPARNGVALPEGYPARETIKVLPVDAAAAVKNSETDLKTFSGIFGTN; this comes from the coding sequence ATGAAAACGCTTCTCTCCGCCGTTGCCGCAGCAGCCGTCGCCGGTCTCATGTCCACCGCGGCTTATGCCGAAAGCCTGGTGCTTTATACCAGCCAGCCGAACGAGGATGCGCAGGCGACGGTGGATGCGTTCAAGGCGGCGAACCCGGGCGTCGAGGTCGAGTGGGTGCGCGAGGGGACGACGAAGATCATGGCCAAGCTGATGGCCGAGATCGAGGCGGGCAATCCGGTGGCGGACGTGCTTCTGATCGCCGATACGGTGACGATGCAGCGGCTGAAGGAGGGCGGGCATCTGCTTCCCTACAAGTCGCCCGAGGCGGCGGGCTATGATGCTGCGCTCTACGATGCGGATGGAGCCTATTATTCGACCAAGATGATCACCACCGGCATCGTCTACAACACGTCTGCTGAGATGAAGCCGGAAGGCTGGCAGGATCTTGCCAAGCCCGAGGCAAAGGGCCTCGTCACCATGCCGAGCCCGCTTACCTCCGGGGCGGCGCTGATTCATGCCGAGACGCTCGCCACCATTCCCGGCCTCGGCTGGGATTATTACAAGGCGCTCGCCGAAAACGGCGCGACGGCCGCCGGCGGCAATGGCGGCGTGTTGAAGGCGGTCGCGACCGGCGAGAAGGCCTATGGCATGCTCGTCGATTTCATGGCGATCCGCGAGAAGGCCAAGGGCGCGCCGGTGGAGTTTGTCTTCCCGGCCGAGGGCGTTTCCGCCGTCACCGAGCCGGTCGGCATTTTGAAGACCGCGAAGAACGTCGACGCCGCGAAGAAATTCGTCGACTTTCTCATCTCCGAGGAAGGCCAGAAGGTGGCGGTGAAGATGGGCTATATCCCGGCCCGCAACGGCGTGGCGCTGCCGGAAGGCTATCCGGCCCGCGAGACGATCAAGGTGCTGCCGGTCGATGCCGCCGCGGCGGTCAAGAATTCCGAAACGGATCTCAAGACCTTCTCCGGCATTTTCGGGACGAACTGA
- a CDS encoding amino acid ABC transporter substrate-binding protein, whose translation MRIGYIADEAPFSSTKPGADPVGYAIDLCGKIVDEIEHQVPQLEREYIEMTLANGFDAVKNGQVDLLCGAITVNLKRREIVDFSQPIFLTGATALLRKDSPDYLQTLFIDKPAVLSVDQPVASTRVIGVRASTTTGTTLREALATQVSETKLADFETHEEGLAALEDHKIDAYIADQVLLISLAKRARDPSSLHIGDRLFTHEPYAIALPRDDADFRLLADRALTEFYMSEDFLPLLETYFGSEAPMLHTQIIMEHIPD comes from the coding sequence GTGCGCATCGGCTACATCGCCGATGAGGCGCCCTTTTCCTCCACCAAGCCGGGCGCCGATCCGGTGGGATATGCCATCGACCTGTGTGGCAAGATCGTCGATGAAATAGAGCATCAGGTGCCGCAACTGGAGCGCGAATACATTGAGATGACGCTCGCTAACGGCTTCGATGCAGTGAAAAATGGACAGGTCGATCTGCTTTGCGGTGCGATCACCGTCAATTTGAAGAGGCGAGAAATCGTCGACTTCTCACAACCGATCTTTCTTACGGGAGCGACCGCGCTGCTCCGCAAAGATTCGCCTGACTATCTGCAGACTCTTTTTATCGATAAGCCTGCTGTTCTCTCCGTTGACCAGCCTGTCGCATCCACGCGCGTAATCGGAGTGCGTGCGAGCACGACAACGGGAACAACGCTGCGCGAGGCATTGGCAACCCAGGTGTCGGAGACGAAGCTTGCCGATTTCGAAACGCACGAGGAAGGGCTTGCGGCGCTGGAGGATCACAAGATCGATGCCTATATCGCCGATCAGGTGTTGCTCATCAGCCTGGCCAAGCGGGCGCGCGATCCGTCCTCGCTCCATATCGGCGATCGGCTGTTTACGCATGAACCCTATGCGATAGCCCTGCCGCGCGACGACGCCGACTTCCGCTTGCTGGCCGATCGTGCGTTGACGGAGTTCTATATGTCGGAGGATTTTCTACCGCTGCTGGAAACCTATTTCGGATCCGAAGCGCCGATGCTGCACACGCAAATCATCATGGAGCATATTCCCGATTGA
- a CDS encoding NUDIX hydrolase, translated as MHTIRIAAALLLRPDGQTLLVRKRGASAFMQPGGKIGPGETPDAALARELREEIDLDVEPASFEVLGEFHAEAANEPGHRVHADVFLVRTEQVHFHPAAEIEEVKWVSPFDAGGLALAPLTADHIFPHYREMVGRSSL; from the coding sequence TTGCACACAATCCGCATCGCCGCCGCCTTGCTACTCCGCCCCGACGGGCAAACGCTCCTCGTGCGCAAGCGCGGGGCGAGCGCCTTCATGCAGCCGGGTGGAAAGATCGGCCCCGGTGAAACGCCGGATGCGGCCTTGGCCCGGGAACTCAGGGAAGAGATCGACCTTGACGTCGAGCCGGCGTCGTTCGAGGTCCTGGGTGAGTTCCATGCCGAGGCAGCCAATGAACCGGGACACCGCGTCCATGCGGATGTCTTCCTCGTCAGGACGGAGCAGGTTCACTTTCACCCCGCGGCCGAGATCGAGGAGGTAAAATGGGTGTCGCCCTTTGACGCCGGCGGGCTGGCGCTCGCGCCGCTGACCGCGGATCACATCTTTCCGCACTACCGGGAGATGGTCGGGCGCAGCTCCTTATAA